A window of Alkalinema sp. FACHB-956 genomic DNA:
GAAACAGGGGTATGTAGATGGATGATATGATGCTAGTGACAAAAAGCAACTGTGTATCTATCTTCGATCCTCCTCCCTCTGGCGTGAGACTTTCATGGGATATCTGAACCAGACCTTGGCAGTGCACATTGAGCTTTGGATGATGCTGGTCATGGGGTTATTGGCCAGCTTGATGACAGGTGTTGTTGTGGGTTTTGCAGTGTCACAGCCCTTGCGCACCTATCAACTGATGTTGGTCACGTTTTTGAGTGCTTTAACGGCTTGGTTGAGCACAGCATTGTTGACGGGGGGCTTAATGGTTGTTGGCCTGGAATGGCTCACTTTCCAAATCATGCCCCTATCCGGGTTAGCCGTCGGGGGACTCCTGGGATCCATGACCTATATCTGGATTCGATCGCAGCGTCGTCGATCGGCCCATCGTTGGGCGATCGTGGGTTCCCTTGGCGCTTGGCTTTTTGTGGCGATCGCGAGTGGGTTGGCTTACCATCATTTCAAGACCATCGGGGCACCGGGCGATCGGGACTCGGTGCTTCCGACGGGATTTTGGTCTTGTATCTCCTACAGCATGGCCTTAAGTTCTATTTTTGGTGCTTGTTCCGGCGGGTTGATCTTCCATCAAACCCGTCATCTGAGGTCTTAACGCATGAAGTCTTAACGCATGAAGTCTTAGCGCATCTGCGAACTGCTTCATCGACTAACCTTTTCATGTCTGTTCTGAAATTGTTTTAGTAAGGGTTCTATGAGTCAGTCCATCCTTTCCCCCGTTACCCCTCCGACTCCAAGCCAACCGGCTACCTCCTCCCCAGCAACCCTGGGTGATTTTGCCCAGGAGACCCTGGCCCTAACCCGGCGGTTATTCATCCAACTCAAGCGCCGCCCGTCCACATTAGTCGCAGGGGTCGTGCAGCCGTTGATGTGGCTGATTTTGTTTGGTGCACTGTTTCAGAATGCGCCCCAGGATTTTCTGGGGAATTCCCTGGCCTATGGTCAGTTCCTTGGTGCAGGCGTAATCGTTTTTACTGCCTTTAGCGGAGCCTTAAATTCCGGCTTGCCTGTGATGTTCGATCGCGAGTTTGGCTTTCTGAATCGACTCCTGGTTGCACCGTTGGCCTCTCGGCTGTCGATCGTGGGGGCTTCTGCGCTGTTTATTATGGCGATGAGTTTGATTCAAACCGTGGCGATTATTGTAGTGAGCGGTTTTCTGGGGGCGGGATTTCCAACGCTGTCTGGATTGGGGCTGATGCTGCTCATTCTGGCCCTGCTGGTCGTTGCAGTCACAGCACTCTCCCTGGGGCTGGCCTTTGCGCTACCGGGCCATATTGAATTAATTGCTGTGTTATTGGTGGTCAATTTGCCCCTCTTGTTTGCCAGTACCGCCCTGGCTCCATTAGCGTTTATGCCCACTTGGTTACAGGCGATCGCCGCTGCCAACCCCCTCAGTTACGCGATCGAACCCATTCGCCATCTCTATCTCCAGCCCCAATGGCATTGGAGTGATATTGTCATGCAAGCGCCTTGGGGAGATGTTTCGTTGTGGGTCTGTGTCGCGGGATTGTTGGGATTTGCAACGGTGTCGATCGTGGCAATTCAACCCCTGCTGAAGCGATCGCTGGGCTAATCGTCAGCAACCCCCGGCTCAGCAGCGGGCTTGCCCTTGCGTCCTGTTAAGCAATGCGTCCCGTTAACCAATAGGTCATGACTTCTCCCACGCCCTGAATCTGCATGACCTCACGGGGTTCAAAGCAGTAGCGATCGTGTAGGCGAGCATAGATCTCCGGAGTCACTTGGATCCTGCCCGGTAGACCGTTGGATTGCATCCGGCTGGCTAGGTTGACCGGATCCCCCCAGAGATCGTAGGTGAACTTGGTTTTACCCAACACCCCAGCTACCACAGGGCCACTGCTGATCCCCACCCGAATTTGTAAGGGTTCCCCCAAGCGCTCCTGTAAGGCAGCAGCGATCGATTGCATCCCCAAGGCCATCTCCGCGATCGCTTCCGCATGATCCGCTTTAGGTTCCGGCACCCCCGCTGCTACGAAATACACATCCCGAATTGTCTTAATTTTTTCTAGCTTTAACTGTTCTGAAAGTCGATCGAATTCAGTAAACAATTGGTTTAATAATTTAACCTGTTCCGTGGGGGGAATACGACTGGAAAAAGCAGTGAAATTGTCAATATCGGCAAATAAAACCGAGACTTCGTCAAAACTATCGGCGATCGTTTGGGGGCTATGCTTTAAGCGTTCAGCGATCGACTTCGGCAAAATACTTTGTAAAATTCGCTCCGTTTGTTTGCGCTGATGGTAGATCGTTGACTCCAAGCGCCGCCGTTCGGTAATGTCACGCACCGTGCCCTCATAGTAGAGCAACTGCCCACGGCTATCTTTGACCGATCGAATATTCTCAGAAATCCAAATTTTGCGGCCATCCTTACGGCGCACACGCGACTCCGCACCCAAGACTTGGCCATGCTGTTGCAGATAAGTTTTGATGCCTTCCCGCCGTCCCGATTGAATATAGAGCTGTGTTCCAATATCCGTAATCGAGACCATGAGTTCCTCGGGAGAATCATAGCCATAAATTTCAGCCAGCGCAGGATTGACCGTCAGAAAATGTCCATCGGGAGCGGTTTGAAAAATACCATCGATCGAATGTTCGATCATATGGCGATAGCGTTCTTCTAACTTTCTGCGTTCCTGGAGTTCCTGTTGGACTCGAACATTTTGATCCTCCAATCGTTTTTGTAATTCCCGCAGATTTAATTGATGATTGACCCGCGCCAGCACCTCTTCTACATGGAAAGGCTTACTGATGAAATCAACACCACCCACTTCAAAGGCGCGAACCTTGCCTTGAGCATCATAAATTCCGCTCATAAACAGCACAGGAATATCTTGGGTTTTAGGATTTTGTTTGAGCTGGGTACAAATGTCATAGCCATTCATTCCTGGGATTTTAATATCCAAGGCAATCAGATCAGGCTGTTCCTGAAGGGCGATCGCGATCGCCCTCTGCCCATCCATCGCGGTTAACACTCGGTAGGCATGTTTCTTCAAGGCAGTGGACAGCAATAAAAGTTCTGTTTCTAGATCATCAATTAAAAGAATCGTTGCTCGATAATGCTGATTTTCAATTTGCCGAAAGCCTAATAACTGAAAAATTTCCCGTTCGACCTGGCGCAGTTGCTGCGCATGGCGGGTGGTTGCACTGCTCAATGTCTGATGCAGGAGACTCAAATGCTCTAAATGTTTAACTTTAGCGTTCAGCACCGTGGGATCTCGCCAAAGTTGTTCAATCACCAGATTCAGATCGCTCAACGGATCCACAATATCACCGGATGCCTGGGTGATGATGGGTTCTAGCCGATCGAGGTTTTGGTGCAGAAGCTTGCGCAGATAATAGACGATCGCCGGTGACAAATGCAGGTTGGGCGGATGCGATAGGTTGAGATCAGAAGGAGAATCGGAGTAGGGCATAGGAGCATGTCACAAACCAGCATTGCATTCCCCTCAGCAAAATACTCTTCACTATTTGGCGCAACCCATTGCTCTCTTTCCCAATCTTTTACATCAATAACCTAAAACGCCCTACAACGGTGCGAGCAATCCTCCAAGTTTAAGGGAAGCCTAGGGCATAACCGGGGCTATGTCTTCGGCAAATACTCAGCAAATGAATGACTCGACCAATACAAGGGTACGAATACAAGGGTAATTGAGAAAGCTCGTCAATTAATAAAGAGTAAAATATTAGGGATCTCCAGATTCTAAGATATTTCAGGGATTAACAGGGGTTTTCCTCACACTTATCAGGAACTTTCTCAGGAACTTTTCCTGAGGAACTTTTCCACTGAGGTTGAAAGTCTTTGTTCAAGGAATTCTATTTTGTGTCCCTTCTTTGCCAGACATGCCACTCGTCTTCTAGCGTCTTCAGTACAATAGAGGTAGCAAGCGGGTGAGAATCATCCCTGGCAGAATTCTCGTTATGGGTCACGTCTTGACTGGTCATCGTTTCTATTGCAGAACATCTATGAAACCCTATCCTCATCTTGCACGTCTGATGTTTGGTTGCCTGCTGGGCAGTGGTCTGATGGTTATCAGCAATACTTCTCTCCGGGCACAAACCGCTGCGGACTTGGATCCACTCAAGGATTTTCAATCGGATACCGTGAGTGATCCGTTTTCCGATCGCACAGGGGATAACCGGGGCTTGTTCAACTTGATCCATCGGGCTATGCAAGGACAAACTAATTTGGATCCTGCCTCTGTTTCGATCGAGCAGCGGAAAAATGTGGACGATGCTGCGGCTGCCTTTCGGGCGAGACAGCAGCAGTTGTTGCAGAAGCCAACCAATTCAATTCCAGGGTTGATGATTCCTGCACCGACGGTAACTGCGCCAGTGGTCAACGATACTCCAGCCACGGTGTCTTCTCCCACGCCCTAGGGGCATCAGCCGTTGCACGCTGTTTATAGATTCGAGAGATCCCTAAATCGCTGTCCCGCAATTTGGGGGTTTTTGGCATGACTATTTTGGTATGACCATTCTGGATTTGGTCTATTTTTCTGGCAACTCGTTGAACAGCCCAATCGTCAGCCGCAATTCCTAGGAAGGGCGCAGGTCTATTGTGGCGTTTCTGGGCAATGGAGCCGAGGCGGGCTGGTAGATAGGAATAATGACCGTAAATTCTGCCCCTTCATTGATTGCAGACACACAGCTTAATGTGCCAGAGTGCTTTTCAACAACAATTTGGTAGCTGATGGAAAGGCCCAGCCCCGTCCCTTGGCCCGTTGGCTTGGTTGTAAAAAAGGGTGCAAAGAGTTGTTGCCGAGTGTCTTCAGTCATACCCGCGCCATTATCGCGAATGCGAACAGCAATATGTTGTGGATCAATCACTTCTGTGTCTACCCGAACCACACTCGGTAAGGTTCGATTGACTTCAAACGTCCGATGTTGACAGAGTTCATCAATCGCATCGATCGCATTGGCAATCAGGTTCATAAAGACCTGATTCAATTGGCTGGGATAGCATTCCACCAACGGCAGATCACCATAGTGTTTTTCTAGCTGGATCGCAGGCCGTTCCTGGGTCGCCTTGAGTCTGGGTTGCAAAATCAGGATCGTCCCTTCTAAACCTTCATGAATATCGACCGATTGCACCTCCCGTTCGTCCGTTCGCGAAAAATTGCGCAGGGAAAACACTAAATTGTGGATGCGTTCGCTTCCCATTTGCATCGAACTAAAAATCTTTTGCAGGTCATCTAGCACAAACTCGAGATCCATCGTGTCGATCTCAGTTTGGATCGCGGGGGCTGGCTCAGGATAGTGCGCTTGATAGAGTTGAATCAACTGGAGAAGTTGCTGAACATAGGTGTCTGCATAGTCAATGTTCCCGGCAATAAAGTTCAAGGGATTTTTGATTTCGTGGGCCACCCCTGCAATTAACTGCCCTAAGCTAGAGAGTTTTTCCGTTTGGACTAATTGGGCCTGGGTGCGTTTGAGGTTGCTGAGCATCTCCTCTAACTGTTCGGTTTGCGCTTGTAACTGCTGCCGAGATTGGGCGAGGGCTTGATTTTGGAGTTCAAGTTCCTGGGAATAGTGCTGAAGATTGCGGTAGAGGCTAGCATTTTCGATCGAGATCGCAACCTGAGCCGTGAGCAATTTCAGCACCGCCAGTCGATCGGGGGTAAAGGCTCCCAGGGTTAAATGGTTTTCAAGGTACAAAATTCCCGTCAGCTTGCCTTGATAGACCATCGGGAAGCACAGAACGGATTTTGTTTGCTGCGCTTGAATGTACGGATCGCCGCCGAAGCGATCGTCGAGGGCCGCATGGTTTAGGACGATCGTGGTGTGAGTCCGTTCCACGTAGGCAATCAGCGTGAGGGGCATCCGTTGGGATAAATCACCGGCGTGATCGCGATCGCCCTCGGAGATCGTCGTCTCCCAATCTTCCCCTTCTGACGGGGCATTCACATAGCCCTCAGCTTCAATCTTCAGTTCAGCATCCCGTCGCACCACCAAGAGCCCCCGATCAGCTCCTGCGTTCTCAATCACAATTTTCATCAGCTTTTCCATCAAGCTGCTAAACACGATCTCACTGGAGAGGGCTTGGGACGCTTTGATCACCGTCATCCAGTCTAAGGTCTGCGTCGATCGCGCATTCCACGGTTGTTGAGGCGACTCCGGGAAAAGCCGATCGCTTAACCAAGTTTCCGCATCCCGTCGAGGTTCGCTCCCGGCTAATTGTTGCCAGTCCTGCCGTAGCTTCACCACTTTGGCGGTGGCTCCCCATTGAGCATAGGCCGCGCAAGCATCCTGAAAATACGAT
This region includes:
- a CDS encoding ABC transporter permease, whose amino-acid sequence is MSQSILSPVTPPTPSQPATSSPATLGDFAQETLALTRRLFIQLKRRPSTLVAGVVQPLMWLILFGALFQNAPQDFLGNSLAYGQFLGAGVIVFTAFSGALNSGLPVMFDREFGFLNRLLVAPLASRLSIVGASALFIMAMSLIQTVAIIVVSGFLGAGFPTLSGLGLMLLILALLVVAVTALSLGLAFALPGHIELIAVLLVVNLPLLFASTALAPLAFMPTWLQAIAAANPLSYAIEPIRHLYLQPQWHWSDIVMQAPWGDVSLWVCVAGLLGFATVSIVAIQPLLKRSLG
- a CDS encoding adenylate/guanylate cyclase domain-containing protein, with product MPYSDSPSDLNLSHPPNLHLSPAIVYYLRKLLHQNLDRLEPIITQASGDIVDPLSDLNLVIEQLWRDPTVLNAKVKHLEHLSLLHQTLSSATTRHAQQLRQVEREIFQLLGFRQIENQHYRATILLIDDLETELLLLSTALKKHAYRVLTAMDGQRAIAIALQEQPDLIALDIKIPGMNGYDICTQLKQNPKTQDIPVLFMSGIYDAQGKVRAFEVGGVDFISKPFHVEEVLARVNHQLNLRELQKRLEDQNVRVQQELQERRKLEERYRHMIEHSIDGIFQTAPDGHFLTVNPALAEIYGYDSPEELMVSITDIGTQLYIQSGRREGIKTYLQQHGQVLGAESRVRRKDGRKIWISENIRSVKDSRGQLLYYEGTVRDITERRRLESTIYHQRKQTERILQSILPKSIAERLKHSPQTIADSFDEVSVLFADIDNFTAFSSRIPPTEQVKLLNQLFTEFDRLSEQLKLEKIKTIRDVYFVAAGVPEPKADHAEAIAEMALGMQSIAAALQERLGEPLQIRVGISSGPVVAGVLGKTKFTYDLWGDPVNLASRMQSNGLPGRIQVTPEIYARLHDRYCFEPREVMQIQGVGEVMTYWLTGRIA